The Bombus pascuorum chromosome 11, iyBomPasc1.1, whole genome shotgun sequence genome has a window encoding:
- the LOC132911944 gene encoding oxygen-dependent coproporphyrinogen-III oxidase, producing MIPRTLIKNWISLRHFFHTHYTIQYKAKNIKYIGFGIFTSILVYSTSGITIFAAQNELDIKKFMAQPITDIKKLKKKDDMKTKMELLVMKTQADFCKALESLEEPGHSFKVDRWIRKEGGGGITCVLQDGVVFEKAGVNVSVVTGMLPPGAVQQMRARGKKMGEGSVPFFAAGVSAVIHPRNPMVPTIHFNYRYFEVENSDGSIQWWFGGGTDLTPYYLNEDDVKHFHSTLKAACDQYDPSYYSKYKKWCDDYFFITHRGERRGVGGIFFDDIDTPSQEEAFQFVKSCAEAVIPSYIPLVDKHKDDGYGYSERQWQLLRRGRYVEFNLIYDRGTKFGLYTPGARYESILMSLPLSANWQYMHEPKPGSKEAELVDVLRNPKEWLN from the coding sequence ATGATTCCacgaacattaataaaaaattggattTCTTTACGTCATTTTTTTCATACACATTATACAATCCAATATAAGGCCAAAAACATCAAGTACATTGGTTTTGGTATATTCACAAGTATTTTGGTTTATAGTACTTCAGGAATCACAATATTCGCAGCACAAAATGAGttggatattaaaaaatttatggcACAACCTATTACTgacataaagaaattaaagaagaaggatgatatgaaaacaaaaatggaaCTGTTAGTGATGAAAACTCAAGCAGACTTTTGTAAAGCTTTGGAATCCTTAGAAGAACCAGGCCATTCTTTTAAAGTTGACAGATGGATTAGGAAGGAAGGTGGTGGAGGAATTACTTGTGTTTTGCAAGATGGAGTTGTTTTTGAAAAAGCTGGAGTAAATGTATCTGTCGTTACTGGTATGTTACCACCGGGTGCAGTGCAACAAATGAGAGCACGTGGGAAAAAAATGGGAGAGGGATCTGTACCATTCTTTGCAGCTGGTGTAAGTGCTGTAATTCATCCGCGAAATCCCATGGTTCCAACAATACATTTTAACTATCGTTACTTTGAAGTAGAAAATTCAGATGGTTCAATTCAGTGGTGGTTTGGAGGTGGCACAGATCTTACACCTTATTACTTAAATGAGGATgatgtaaaacattttcatagTACTTTAAAAGCCGCATGTGATCAATATGATCCTTcatattattcaaaatacaaaaaatggtgtgatgattatttttttattacacatAGAGGAGAACGTAGAGGAGTAGGTGGTATCTTTTTTGATGACATTGATACTCCTAGCCAAGAAGAAGCATTTCAATTCGTAAAATCTTGTGCAGAAGCTGTTATTCCTTCTTACATTCCATTAGTTGACAAACATAAAGATGATGGATATGGATATAGTGAAAGACAATGGCAATTATTACGTAGAGGAAGATATGTTGAATTTAACTTAATATACGATCGTGGTACAAAATTTGGTTTATATACACCTGGTGCAAGATATGAAAGTATATTAATGTCTTTGCCTTTGTCTGCAAACTGGCAATATATGCATGAACCAAAACCTGGTTCAAAAGAAGCAGAACTTGTTGATGTATTGAGAAACCCTAAGGAATGGTTGAACTAA